The genomic window TTTGGAGAAAGAAATGCTATAGAAGGATGGTATAGTTTATTCAAGGCAAGAGTTAAAAGATTCTGGAAACGGTGGAGTGTGGCTTGGGCTTGTCTTTACAATCTGGAGGTGTTAAGTTGACAGTCCCTTTGTTGAAAGTGCCAAATTTTTTATATCAATTATTCATTTATTATCAATGAAGAGCTATATAACATTAATATTCAGCAGTGAAGGGGCAAGACCATCCGAAATTAAAGAGAGGTTACTTCAACTTGGACTTAAAGCGGTTAAAGGAAACTATGATTTTGTTTATGAATGGGACAGGGAACCCGATGTAGATACCCTGCTATGGTTTGCTGATAAAATACAATCTGTTTTAAAGGGAACAGGAGCAATGTTTTCAATTGAGACAGTTTGAATGAGAAAATATTTTAATGAACAATGTTATAGCAATTATGAAACTTACTGAAAATGCAATGAAAGTTTTAGAAAAAAGATATCTAAAAAAAGATGAAAATGGAAAAGTCATAGAAACTCCAGAGGAAATGTTCCATAGAATTGCAAAAAATATTTCACTTGCTGACAAAAAATATGGAGAAGATGCAAAAAAATCAGAAAAGGAATTTTATGAAATAATGTCAAATCTTTTATTTTTGCCAAATTCTCCAACTATAATGAATGCGGGGACAAATATTCAACAGCTCTCCGCCTGCTTTGTTCTTCCTGTTGAGGATTCGATGGATAAAATTTTTGAAACTCTGAAATATACCGCTCTCATCCACCAGAGCGGCGGCGGAACCGGTTTTTCTTTTTCCCGCATAAGGCCAAAAGGAGATATAGTAAAAAGCACGGGTGGGATTGCAAGCGGCCCGGTTTCATTCATGAAGGTGTTTAATTCTGCAACAGATGTAATAAAACAGGGAGGGAGGAGAAGAGGGGCAAACATGGGCATACTTAGAGTTGATCACCCTGATATACTGGAATTTATAACATGCAAAGAAGATCCTCAGGAACTTACAAATTTCAATATTTCTGTTGCAGTAACTGATGATTTTATGGAGAAAGTGAAAAGAGGAGAGGATTATGAGTTGATAAACCCAAGAACAAAAGAGGTTGTTAAAAAAATAAGTGCGAGAATGGTATTTGATAAAATTGTTGATGAAGCATGGAAAACAGGAGAACCAGGAATAATATTTATAGATGAAATAAATCGCCATAATCCCACGCCTGGAGTAGGTAATATAGAAGCAACAAATCCCTGTGGCGAGCAACCTCTTCTGCCATATGAATCATGCAATCTTGGTTCAATAAATCTAGCAAAATTTGTTAAAGGTGGTGAAATATACTGGGAAAAATTAAGGGAAGTTGTATGGATAGCGGTCCATTTCCTTGATAATGTAATTGATATGAATAAATATCAGATTCCTCAGATTGCAGAAATGACCCTCGCCAACAGAAAGATAGGGCTCGGAGTGATGGGTTTTGCAGATATGCTTGTTCAATTAAATATTTCCTACCTAGATGAGGAGGCTTTAAAGTTGGCTGAAAAAATAATGTCATTTATACAGAATGAGGCAAAGAATGCATCTGTCGAGCTTGGAAAAAATCGTGGTTCATTTCCAAATTTTGAAAAAAGCATATATTATGGAAAATATGAAGCAATGAGAAATGCAACGGTTACAACAATTGCACCAACTGGTAGCATATCAATAATTGCCGGTTGCTCCTCTGGGATTGAGCCATTTTTTGCAATCTCATTCACCAGAAATGTTCTTGATAAGGAAGATAAATTATATGAGATAAATCCCTATTTCAAAAAAATTGCAGAAGATAATGGTTTTCTGAGCAATGAACTGCTAGAAGAAATTGCAGAAAGAAATGGCTCTGTACAGGGAATAGATGCTGTTCCTCAAGAAATACAGCGACTTTTTGTAACCGCTTTGGATATTCCTCCAGAATGGCATGTAATGATGCAAGCTACATTTCAGAAATATGTTGATAATGCTACCTCAAAAACAATAAATTTAAGAGAGGATGCAACAGCTGATGATGTAAGAAATGCATATATGTTGGCATATGAAATGAAATGCAAGGGTATAACAGTTTATAGGTTCGGTAGCAGACCCGAACAGGTAATAACAACAAAAAAGAGTATGCCCCGCCCCCGCCCCGCGGTCATGAGGGGCATAACAAGAAAACTGCCAACTGGTTGCGGGAATTTGTATGTAACGATGAATGAGGATGAAAAAGGACTTTTCGAAGTTTTTGCGAGATTGGGTAAGGCAGGGGGATGCGCGGATGCACAGCTTGAGGCGGTGGGCAGGCTGGTTTCACTTTGCTTGCGATCTGGGGTGAAACCTGAGGCAATAATAAAGCAGCTTAAATTGATAAGGTGTCCAAATCCTTCAAATCTTATGAAGGGTGTGAAAATTCTTTCATGTCCAGATGCTATAGCGAAGGCAATAGAGGAGTATGTGAGGGGTGAAGGAGTTTTTGAAACCCCGAGACTCGACCATTTTGAGGAGAAGGAAGAGGAAAGATATCCTATAGGTGTATGTCCTGATTGTGGCTCTCCTCTTGTATATGAGGAGGGATGCAGGATATGCAAGCACTGTGGCTATTCAACATGCGGATAAAATGTTTGAAATAAAAATAAGGGATGGACTTGCGAGAATTGGTATAATACATACAAAGCACGGTAAAATTCCAACACCCGCTCTTCTTCCAGTGATAAATCCTCACATAGATTTAATGAGAATTGATGAAATTTCTATGGCAGATGCCATAATAACAAATTCTTATATAATTTATAGTGATGAAAATTTAAGAAAAGAAGCTATCGAAAAAGGTTTGCATTCTTTGCTGAATTTTAAAAAACCAATAATGACAGATTCAGGTTCTTTTCAGATTTATAAATATGGAGTAAAAATAGATGCTATTGAAATAGTGAAATTTCAGAGGGAAATTGGTAGTGATATAGGAACAATTCTTGACTTATTTTCAGAGGAAAAAGAATATGGGATTGTTAAGAATGAAACAGAGGAAACAATAAG from Thermoplasmatales archaeon includes these protein-coding regions:
- a CDS encoding vitamin B12-dependent ribonucleotide reductase, translating into MKLTENAMKVLEKRYLKKDENGKVIETPEEMFHRIAKNISLADKKYGEDAKKSEKEFYEIMSNLLFLPNSPTIMNAGTNIQQLSACFVLPVEDSMDKIFETLKYTALIHQSGGGTGFSFSRIRPKGDIVKSTGGIASGPVSFMKVFNSATDVIKQGGRRRGANMGILRVDHPDILEFITCKEDPQELTNFNISVAVTDDFMEKVKRGEDYELINPRTKEVVKKISARMVFDKIVDEAWKTGEPGIIFIDEINRHNPTPGVGNIEATNPCGEQPLLPYESCNLGSINLAKFVKGGEIYWEKLREVVWIAVHFLDNVIDMNKYQIPQIAEMTLANRKIGLGVMGFADMLVQLNISYLDEEALKLAEKIMSFIQNEAKNASVELGKNRGSFPNFEKSIYYGKYEAMRNATVTTIAPTGSISIIAGCSSGIEPFFAISFTRNVLDKEDKLYEINPYFKKIAEDNGFLSNELLEEIAERNGSVQGIDAVPQEIQRLFVTALDIPPEWHVMMQATFQKYVDNATSKTINLREDATADDVRNAYMLAYEMKCKGITVYRFGSRPEQVITTKKSMPRPRPAVMRGITRKLPTGCGNLYVTMNEDEKGLFEVFARLGKAGGCADAQLEAVGRLVSLCLRSGVKPEAIIKQLKLIRCPNPSNLMKGVKILSCPDAIAKAIEEYVRGEGVFETPRLDHFEEKEEERYPIGVCPDCGSPLVYEEGCRICKHCGYSTCG